From Pseudomonas sp. G.S.17, the proteins below share one genomic window:
- a CDS encoding DUF2288 domain-containing protein, which produces MSEEPSTLYAKLLGETASITWTELQPFFARGALLWVEQTLDLIEVAQAVARNEADKVSAWLASGEVGKVAESRALELVERDPTLWAVVVAPWVLVQDRAPAL; this is translated from the coding sequence ATGAGCGAAGAACCAAGCACCCTCTATGCCAAACTGCTCGGCGAGACGGCATCAATTACCTGGACGGAGTTGCAACCGTTCTTTGCGCGCGGTGCCCTGTTGTGGGTCGAGCAGACGCTGGATTTGATCGAGGTCGCCCAGGCTGTTGCTCGGAACGAGGCAGATAAAGTCAGCGCATGGCTTGCCAGTGGCGAGGTCGGCAAGGTGGCTGAATCGCGGGCGCTAGAGCTGGTGGAGCGGGATCCGACACTTTGGGCAGTCGTAGTGGCGCCTTGGGTGCTGGTCCAGGATAGGGCGCCAGCTTTATAG